The region TGCAGAAACAAGGTTTTTTAATGCAGAAACAAGGTTTTTCACTCGTCGAATTGAGTATCGTTCTCGTTATTCTTGGGCTGCTCACCGGAGGGATTCTGACTGGGCAAAGCCTCATCCGAGCGGCGGAGCTGCGGAGTGTGACGACGGAGTTTAGCAAATACCAAACGGCCACCATGACGTTTCGTGATAAATATTTTGCGCTGCCGGGGGATATGCGCAATGCGACAGATTTTTGGGGGGCAGCTACTTGCCCTACTGCGGCCGGGGCGGCTAACCAGACTTGTAATGGCAACAACGACGGGAAAATCGAACGTTCTGGAAATGCGAGCGAATTCGGCGAAGCTTTCGCCTTTTGGCAGCATTTAACAAACGCGGGATTGATAGAAGGCAATTATTCAGGCATCGCAGGAGATGGCGGGATTATCGATGCCGATCCCGGGGCGAATGTTCCCCCCTCGCGTTTAAGTAATGGCGCTTGGTATATTGAACATAAAGATGGCGGAAATTCGGTAATATTCAACCAGAATTATGGCAACTTTTTTTCGTATGGAGGCGTTACTGTTACTGGAGCAACCTCAGTGAATATTTTAACTCCTGAAGAAACATGGAACATTGATACTAAAATGGATGATGGTCGGCCGGGTTATGGAAAAGTAGTTGCTATTGGGTGGAACGATACATGCTCTTCTGCAATAGATGGTAGTTCGTCGGCAGATGATTTTGAAGCGGAATACCGGCTAAACGATAATAGCTTAAAATGCACTATTGCTTTTAAAACAGGGTTTTAGTTATAGAGGAACTGTGTGTAGTTGATTTTTTATAAGGTGAAACCAGCTAAAGAAATCCCGTATGAGCCTATTCCTCCCCCAAGCGCTCATTCGAGTTGAAACACGCCTTTTCCCTGGTCGAATTTTCCATCGTATTGGTTATATTTGGGCTTCGAGATAGGTTGTTCCAACCTCCTCCGCTATCGCGAGCGAATCAATTCGCGCGCGCCAAACACCGCCTTGCCTAGGCG is a window of Acuticoccus sp. MNP-M23 DNA encoding:
- a CDS encoding prepilin-type N-terminal cleavage/methylation domain-containing protein; protein product: MQKQGFLMQKQGFSLVELSIVLVILGLLTGGILTGQSLIRAAELRSVTTEFSKYQTATMTFRDKYFALPGDMRNATDFWGAATCPTAAGAANQTCNGNNDGKIERSGNASEFGEAFAFWQHLTNAGLIEGNYSGIAGDGGIIDADPGANVPPSRLSNGAWYIEHKDGGNSVIFNQNYGNFFSYGGVTVTGATSVNILTPEETWNIDTKMDDGRPGYGKVVAIGWNDTCSSAIDGSSSADDFEAEYRLNDNSLKCTIAFKTGF